The following coding sequences lie in one Fusarium poae strain DAOMC 252244 chromosome 1, whole genome shotgun sequence genomic window:
- a CDS encoding hypothetical protein (MEROPS:MER0029056), giving the protein MEDQGQHGMAAQQDAARHYQPVLEGLKVGNKILSDAITNEYAKADPVYVEKTIALPQTYSHYRPILGDGNCGWRAIGFSYFEKLIESGDQAKIEGEVARLMSMNPLLTTVGNYPYWEEMAEVMLDHLREVAQNVSNPQYAHQLNHEKWNEPGTSDSMIYYLRLLVGTFIKNDPTTFEPFVTDGSGVAGYCSQQIDIPNREIEEIGVSALVQILLKPVGFVLEVAMLDRSMGSEVNHYRWPEEANGQNEADLGPIIYLLYRPGHYDVLYKSMTTQVLRVSGFTHNTNITTDQADLGQYTTMNFDALSIIPGFSSSAAMGGLPQFAPPPSSAAESFSPIQQSPWISTFPEPLPTPTPRAVPPPPSPIMASPQPPTPPASISGSSAMAPSPAMVAAPGPQNSLPLRTAASSYHIRFSPVQLEYDEGKNSFPDSTFQVTTNTFKNSIWNRAHYCNPNFHPEEWNPDDEHTDNRVGTKRRPKKEMS; this is encoded by the exons ATGGAGGATCAAGGCCAGCACGGCATGGCAGCTCAGCAGGATGCTGCGAGACATTATCAACCTGTTCTAGAG GGCCTCAAAGTTGGAAACAAAATCCTCAGCGATGCAATCACCAACGAGTATGCAAAGGCCGATCCTGTTTACGTTGAAAAGACAATC GCCCTCCCCCAGACCTACTCTCACTATCGTCCTATCCTAGGCGACGGCAATTGTGGTTGGAGAG CAATTGGCTTCAGCTATTTCGAGAAGCTCATTGAGTCGGGCGACCAGGCCAAGATTGAGGGCGAGGTCGCTCGTCTCATGAGTATGAACCCTTTGCTGACCACTGTGGGAAACTATCCATACTGGGAAGAAATGGCAGAGGTGATGCTGGATCATCTGAGAGAAGTCGCCCAGAATGTCTCCAACCCTCAGTACGCCCATCAGTTGAACCACGAAAAGTGGAACGAGCCCGGGACTTCGGACAGCATGATTTACTACCTTCGTCTGCTCGTCGGAACATTTATCAAGAACGATCCTACTACCTTTGAACCTTTTGTAACCGACGGCAGCGGCGTGGCGGGTTACTGTTCCCAGCAGATCGACATTCCCAACCGCGAGATTGAAGAGATCGGTGTCTCGGCACTCGTTCAGATCCTACTCAAACCCGTCGGTTTTGTTCTCGAGGTCGCCATGCTCGACCGCAGCATGGGCAGCGAAGTAAACCACTATCGCTGGCCTGAAGAAGCTAACGGGCAGAACGAGGCCGACTTGGGCCCCATCATCTACTTGCTCTACCGACCCGGCCACTACGACGTTCTGTACAAGTCCATGACCACCCAGGTGCTTCGCGTCAGCGGCTTTACGCACAATACCAACATCACGACCGATCAAGCCGATCTTGGTCAATACACCACCATGAACTTTGATGCCTTGTCCATTATCCCGGGCTTCAGCAGTTCTGCTGCTATGGGGGGACTACCGCAATTCGCACCACCTCCTTCCAGCGCCGCAGAATCCTTTTCGCCTATACAGCAAAGCCCGTGGATATCTACCTTCCCCGAGCCTTTACCCACGCCGACACCGCGAGCAGTACCTCCCCCGCCGTCTCCCATCATGGCGAGTCCTCAACCTCCCACACCACCTGCTTCAATATCCGGCAGCTCTGCAATGGCACCAAGTCCAGCCATGGTCGCTGCCCCTGGACCTCAAAACTCTCTTCCTCTACGAACCGCTGCTTCCAGCTATCACATCCGGTTCAGCCCTGTTCAATTGGAGTACGACGAGGGTAAAAACAGCTTCCCCGATTCAACGTTTCAAGTGACGACCAATACGTTTAAGAACAGTATTTGGAACAGAGCGCATTACTGCAATCCCAACTTTCACCCCGAAGAATGGAATCCAGACGACGAGCATACGGACAATAGAGTCGGAACTAAACGCAGGCCGAAGAAGGAGATGTCTTAA
- a CDS encoding hypothetical protein (BUSCO:39391at5125): MSAPRGRLAGKNAVITGAGGGIGLETSILFAKEGASILMSDISQPALEKAAAKVKQLVPDAPRVEILKVDVSKESEVQAMIESLDSWGGIDVLFNNAGIMHAQDDDAVNTPENIWDLTQNINVKGVWFGCKHAVLSLRRHKKSKASIINTASVVALVGAATPQLAYTASKGAVLALTRELAMVHAREGFRFNNLCPAPLNTPLLQDWLGDDQAKRHRREVHFPMGRFGEAIEQAHAVVFLASDESSFVNGHDFAVDGGMTKGYVTAEGPAQSPPQNNASKDSL, from the exons ATGTCTGCTCCTCGTGGTCGTCTCGCTGGCAAGAACGCCGTCATCACCGGCGCTGGTGG TGGTATTGGTCTGGAGACTTCTATCCTTTTCGCAAAGGAGGGTGCTTCAATCCTCATGTCCGACATTTCTCAGCCTGCTCTCGAAAAGGCCGCCGCAAAGGTCAAGCAGCTCGTTCCCGATGCTCCCCGCGTTGAGATCCTG AAAGTCGACGTCTCCAAGGAATCCGAGGTCCAGGCCATGATCGAGTCTCTCGACTCTTGGGGCGGTATCGACGTCCTCTTCAACAACGCCGGTATCATGCACGCACAGGATGACGACGCCGTCAACACCCCCGAGAACATCTGGGATCTCACCCAAAACATCAACGTCAAGGGTGTGTGGTTCGGCTGCAAGCACGCCGTTCTTTCCCTGCGCCGCCACAAAAAGTCAAAGGCTTCCATCATCAACACTGCTTCCGTCGTCGCTCTCGTCGGTGCTGCTACACCTCAGCTTGCCTACACTGCCTCCAAGGGTGCTGTTCTCGCTTTGACCCGTGAGCTTGCCATGGTTCACGCCAGAGAGGGTTTCCGATTCAACAACTTGTGTCCTGCGCCCCTCAACACACCTCTTCTCCAGGACTGGCTTGGTGATGACCAGGCCAAGCGTCACCGACGTGAGGTCCACTTCCCCATGGGACGATTCGGCGAGGCTATCGAGCAGGCTCATGCTGTTGTCTTCCTGGCTAGCGATGAGTCTAGCTTTGTCAATGGTCATGACTTTGCCGTTGATGGTGGTATGACCAAGGGTTATGTCACTGCCGAGGGACCTGCGCAGTCGCCTCCTCAGAACAACGCCAGCAAGGACTCATTGTAA